The region TTGAGCACAGCGCGGAGTACCTGCAACAGGAAAGTAATTTTCGGAGACACCGTTATGAACCACAACGATACGAGCTTCGTATTGATGGCCGAAGAACTCTAGGAGATCCCGCTTTGTGCTCTCGGAAACGCATATAATCCGGTCTGCGCTGGCTACTGATCTTAGTTTTTGCAGAGTATGAACCCATCGGCGAGGACCTTTTACATACCTTTCATACGTAAAGTCGTGGACGGTCGCAACTACAGCCCCGTGCTTGCGGGAGGGTACTCGATAATAAGTGCTGTGAAATATGTCGTATGGTGCTTTCACTGGAAAGGCCATGTACCGCTGCCATGGATATTTCAAATCTTCACATTCAACGCGGTAGCTCTCAGGAGGCAGGCGCTGAATCAGCTCATTAAAAAGAACGGAAACGCCCCCTGACTGTTGCAATTTGTATATCACCCCATCATAAAGAATCATGCATCACACACCTAACGCTAAAGAACAGGGGTAGAACGAGCTAAATCACTGCCGATTCGACCTACGGAATAACAACGCCAGCCAAGAGACCAAGCAGCTCGGCGCTGTAATATCGAGCTTTCCTTCTATCAACAACCGCCGCATATGGAATATAACAAGTAACCATTAGCAAGCGCTTCCCCAGCTCCCTGTGTAACCTGTGCTTTACACATAGCCTTGAGAACCCACACCTATAAGTAAATACTCTTCGTAACTCATCAAGATTGGAATAGTCCCTTATCTTGTTCGGATGATAAACCTTAAAACGCGGATCGTAATAAATCGAAAAGCCTTCTTTCAGCATCCGAATTACAACATCTCGCCCCTCCTCCGCACCATGGAAAGTGCCAACCCCGAGCTGTTCATCAAACAAAACTCGAGTTATAGCATCCCGACGAAAGAACATGGTGGCTTCAACGAACTTTCCTGCGTGATCATCCAGGGTCAGGTAGGATGCAGAACCTGAAAACTGGATCACGCTGTCGCTACCATCTCTTTCTATGCATCTGCCAGCACAAACTGACACAGACGGGTTAGCTTTGAAGTACTCATCAACGTCTTGAAGTATGTCGTTAACGAATTCACAATCATCATCAGGAAAGAAAATAAATTCGCCCAGACTATGTTCAAGTCCGTAATTCCTGGCTCTCGCCGCCCCCCTGAAAGCCACTACGTGATGATGTATATTCAGGCTGGAAAACTCACTCACCAGCTTATCCAGCATGCCCCTCTGATTCTGATCCACCAATATTATTTCAAAGTTAGAATAGGACTGCCTTACTATCGACTTGAACAACGCACGTAGCTGCTCGACACGTCCGAGGGTCGCTATAACCAGGCTAAATCGAGGCTTCATTCGTCGACTCCGTGAAAGTACAGACAACTACCAGGCTGAAAATTATTAATATAATATAACCTAGGGCAAGCGACAGTATCGATCCTGCCGCTCCATAAACAGGAGCCAGGGAAAAATTACCCAACAATACTACGAGCAACCCCAAACCATACTTAATTAGCACCAGCCGCCCCAGCGAGTACTTATAGAAAAAAATCGAAAGCGATAGCTCCACGAAATACAAAAAAACCACAAGCACCGCATATTTTATATTTAACGCAGCCGCATAATAATCGGCACCGAAAAGCCCCCGTATTATAAACTCACCAAAACCGTAGAACAAAGATACGACACCCAGCCCCAACGCGACCATCACCGCAACCACGGTTATCATATTACGCCGCACATCTTCGATAGACCCAACGCTGTATATCAACAGCGGAGCCAGACTGATAATTACGATATTGCCCAGCAGATACAGGTTCTCGGTGATCTGCATCGCAGCGGCATGGGCTCCAAAATCCCCCGCATCTATGAGGCCAGGCAATATCAGCCTGTCAATCCTTTGCATAGCCGAAAGCAAAAAGAACGCCAAACCAATCGGCGCGCCAGCCTTCAGCAGCTTGAGCATGTATTCAGACGAAACGTTGCTTATATTAATTTTGCCAAGTACCTTATATCCCAAGTACGTCAGCGCCAAAGCAACCGCAAGTGACTCGAGCAACCATGCAAGCGCATAGACTTCAAGTGCAGCGACACCCATATAGAACAGAACAACTACCAAGACAGTCTTGACTATAGTTCCAAGCAGCTGGATGAGGGCTGTTTTCTTATTGTCAGTGCGAGACTGAAACAGAGCAATTATCACTCCGAACGGCTCTTTAAGAAACAGCATCAGCCCAAAGATAACAATATATAGTTTTTCTTCTGGGCCAAACAGCAAGACGTAACAAATGAAAGAAAAAAAGGTCACGAACGCCAACCAGAATCGCAACACAAAAGTATTAACACAGATTTTTCGTTCATCTTGCGGATTAGCACTCAACTTCGGAACTATTACCTCCGCACCACAAAAATAGGTAAAAGCAAGAAATATATTAAAAGCCGCCAATCCATATTGGAAACTACCGTAGCCCTCAACTCCCACCGCCCGCGCAATCAGTGCACTAGATAACAACCCGCACGCGATGATCCCGCCGCGCTCAATAGCGAGCCAGGCAATGTTACGAATCATCTGAAAGTATCGTCCGACCACGCTCAGCTCGTTGCCCTGGATATCTGAGAGCGCGCCAGGTCATAAGAACACGCGATCATTTTCGTACGTACTCGTATATTTTAACTGGATATTTAAGAGGAACAATGAAAATACTCGTCCACACTCCGTTCATTCGGCACGCATCGACCAGCGCTTTAACCCGTTTAACGCGATCCATAAAGGATCGATTACTAACTCCACCATTGCGCATTCTGACTATAACCTCAGGCAAAAGCTTTGCCTTCATATTACCTTTTGCCAAATATCGAACTAACAGCTCAAAGTCTTGCGGCATCGCATCATCCAGCAAAAACCCACCATATCGTTCGAAAAAAGAACGTTTGCACATAAATCCAGGATGAGCAGGCATCATACCCAAGCGAAAAATAGTCTTGTTGCAGTAGCTTATTCTGTATCGTCGAATTACCTTGTCGGTAGCTATTGGGTCGACAATATCAACATATCCATACACGGCGTCAGCGTTTGTCTGCGTCAAGCGACGGACCATACGGGTAACCACACCCGGATCGGCGAAAAAATCATCCGAGTTCAGGAAACAAAAACAATCCCCGGTGGAAAGCTCGATGCCCTTGTTCATCGCGTCCCACAGACCTTTATCCGGCTCGCTCACAATCCGAGTCACTCGGGTTGAGTACTCATTAATAATGTTAAGGGTCGAATCTTTAGAACACCCGTCGACCACGATGTATTCCAGGTCAGTATAATCTTGAGAAAGCACAGAATTGATGGCTTCCCGAACAGTGGTCTCGCTGTTATAGCAGACTGTAATAACCGATACTTTCATGCTCATCCTTTAGATGCAGCCAATTTTTGCTTCAAAGCGACCACTCGTTTTTATGAGTTGAGCTGCCATCTAATCGTTGTCGGAACCTGGTTCCGACGTCGATTTTCTTGACAAATGATTATATCTACCTTTTCAAAAAGACGGGTGAATCTCCTTATCACTGCCTTGTTTCAGAGTATAACTGGTTGCCTAATGTGTCATTCGAGTCGCCTTCAAGCCGCATTCCAGAGCGACTCGCGATAACCAGCCAGCCCAATACCGAAACTGCAAAAAGAAAAAATGTCGGCGTAAAATAACCAGCCCCACGGGCGAAGAATTCAATGAAGGATGCGTAAAAGCATACAAAAATAAACACTTTCCCGCCGGCATGATGGTGGTTGTAGGCGTAGCGGATCTTTAAGAACGCAATGAGTAAGCCGACGCAGTAAAGACCCAGAAAACCCAACCCTATGATGCCGAACTCCCCGACCAGTTTA is a window of Pseudomonas sp. gcc21 DNA encoding:
- a CDS encoding glycosyltransferase family A protein; protein product: MKPRFSLVIATLGRVEQLRALFKSIVRQSYSNFEIILVDQNQRGMLDKLVSEFSSLNIHHHVVAFRGAARARNYGLEHSLGEFIFFPDDDCEFVNDILQDVDEYFKANPSVSVCAGRCIERDGSDSVIQFSGSASYLTLDDHAGKFVEATMFFRRDAITRVLFDEQLGVGTFHGAEEGRDVVIRMLKEGFSIYYDPRFKVYHPNKIRDYSNLDELRRVFTYRCGFSRLCVKHRLHRELGKRLLMVTCYIPYAAVVDRRKARYYSAELLGLLAGVVIP
- a CDS encoding oligosaccharide flippase family protein; the encoded protein is MIRNIAWLAIERGGIIACGLLSSALIARAVGVEGYGSFQYGLAAFNIFLAFTYFCGAEVIVPKLSANPQDERKICVNTFVLRFWLAFVTFFSFICYVLLFGPEEKLYIVIFGLMLFLKEPFGVIIALFQSRTDNKKTALIQLLGTIVKTVLVVVLFYMGVAALEVYALAWLLESLAVALALTYLGYKVLGKINISNVSSEYMLKLLKAGAPIGLAFFLLSAMQRIDRLILPGLIDAGDFGAHAAAMQITENLYLLGNIVIISLAPLLIYSVGSIEDVRRNMITVVAVMVALGLGVVSLFYGFGEFIIRGLFGADYYAAALNIKYAVLVVFLYFVELSLSIFFYKYSLGRLVLIKYGLGLLVVLLGNFSLAPVYGAAGSILSLALGYIILIIFSLVVVCTFTESTNEASI
- a CDS encoding glycosyltransferase family 2 protein, which gives rise to MKVSVITVCYNSETTVREAINSVLSQDYTDLEYIVVDGCSKDSTLNIINEYSTRVTRIVSEPDKGLWDAMNKGIELSTGDCFCFLNSDDFFADPGVVTRMVRRLTQTNADAVYGYVDIVDPIATDKVIRRYRISYCNKTIFRLGMMPAHPGFMCKRSFFERYGGFLLDDAMPQDFELLVRYLAKGNMKAKLLPEVIVRMRNGGVSNRSFMDRVKRVKALVDACRMNGVWTSIFIVPLKYPVKIYEYVRK